The Acinetobacter pittii genome contains a region encoding:
- the sdhC gene encoding succinate dehydrogenase, cytochrome b556 subunit, which produces MPAVKSNRPVNLSMGQVLAVNLRSPVAIASILHRLSGVIVFLLVPVLLWILDKSLSSPEGFDYVKNVVFGNILVRFVVWVFAAGLIFHFIAGVKHLLADLGFAEELQSGRIAATISLILSVVAIIAAFVWIMF; this is translated from the coding sequence ATGCCCGCTGTGAAAAGCAACAGACCTGTCAATTTGTCCATGGGTCAGGTGTTAGCGGTAAATTTACGCTCACCCGTGGCTATTGCATCAATTTTACACCGTTTATCAGGTGTCATCGTTTTCTTATTAGTACCAGTTCTCTTATGGATTCTAGATAAATCATTATCTTCACCAGAAGGATTTGACTACGTTAAAAATGTCGTTTTTGGAAATATCCTTGTACGTTTTGTTGTTTGGGTATTTGCAGCCGGCTTGATATTCCACTTTATTGCTGGAGTTAAGCACTTACTTGCAGATTTAGGTTTTGCTGAAGAACTGCAAAGTGGTCGTATTGCAGCGACAATTTCATTGATCTTATCTGTGGTAGCCATTATCGCAGCCTTTGTATGGATTATGTTCTAA
- the sdhD gene encoding succinate dehydrogenase, hydrophobic membrane anchor protein: MKSATGLTGSGSRDWFIQRVSAVVLAAYTVVLFGWILCKGGFDYQQWAGFMMTLPMKIFSLLAILSLIAHAWIGMWQVFTDYVTTRQMGPSAKGLRLVLTTAVIIAVFVYAIWGIQIFWAN; encoded by the coding sequence ATGAAAAGTGCTACAGGTTTAACTGGTTCAGGTTCTCGTGATTGGTTTATCCAGCGTGTAAGTGCGGTTGTATTAGCAGCTTATACTGTTGTTCTTTTTGGTTGGATTCTCTGCAAAGGTGGATTTGACTATCAACAGTGGGCTGGTTTCATGATGACATTACCAATGAAGATTTTTTCTTTATTGGCAATTTTATCGCTTATCGCACACGCATGGATTGGTATGTGGCAAGTTTTCACTGACTATGTCACTACTCGTCAAATGGGTCCTTCAGCGAAAGGTTTACGCCTTGTACTGACGACGGCTGTCATTATTGCAGTGTTTGTGTACGCAATCTGGGGTATCCAGATTTTCTGGGCGAATTGA
- the sdhA gene encoding succinate dehydrogenase flavoprotein subunit — protein sequence MGAITPKEDYSNIQNLTFDAVIVGGGGSGMRASYQLAQAGLKVAVLTKVFPTRSHTVAAQGGIGASLGNMQEDNWHFHFYDTVKGSDWLGDQDAIEFMCREAPKVVYELEHMGMPFDRNADGTIYQRPFGGHSANYGDKPVPRACAAADRTGHALLHTLYQSNVKMGTQFFVEWIALDLIRNEAGDVLGVTAIDQETGNIAVFQAKATLFATGGAGRVYRASTNAYINTGDGLGMAARAGIPLQDMEFWQFHPTGVAGAGVLLTEGCRGEGAILRNKDGEPFMERYAPTLKDLAPRDFVSRSMDQEIKEGRGCGPKGDYILLDMTHLGADTIMKRLPSVFEIGKKFANVDITKEPIPVVPTIHYQMGGIPTNMHGQVCLPEAGTDNYTKPVKGFYAIGECSCVSVHGANRLGTNSLLDLVVFGKAAGEHIIDYVTKHHGDEYAPLPTNVLEQTLDRVRKLDESTSGENAQEVADAIRDIVQDHAGVFRTQALLDKGVKEILALEPRVRNIHLKDKSKVFNTARVEALEVENLYEVAKATLISAAARKECRGAHTVVDYELPADHPTYSYGRRDDEWMKHTLWYSSDNRLEYKPVRFKPLTVDAIPPAPRTF from the coding sequence ATGGGCGCGATAACCCCTAAAGAAGATTATTCAAATATTCAAAACCTCACTTTCGATGCAGTTATCGTTGGTGGTGGCGGTTCTGGTATGCGTGCATCTTACCAACTTGCTCAAGCAGGTTTGAAAGTTGCAGTACTTACTAAAGTTTTCCCAACACGTTCACATACAGTTGCTGCTCAGGGCGGTATTGGTGCGTCGTTAGGTAACATGCAAGAAGATAACTGGCATTTCCACTTTTACGATACGGTAAAAGGTTCTGACTGGTTAGGTGACCAAGACGCAATTGAATTTATGTGTCGTGAAGCACCAAAAGTTGTGTATGAACTTGAACACATGGGTATGCCGTTTGACCGTAACGCTGATGGTACAATTTACCAACGTCCGTTCGGTGGTCACTCTGCGAACTATGGTGATAAACCAGTTCCACGTGCTTGTGCTGCTGCTGACCGTACTGGTCACGCATTATTGCACACGCTTTATCAAAGCAACGTGAAAATGGGTACTCAGTTCTTCGTTGAATGGATCGCGCTTGATTTGATCCGTAACGAAGCAGGTGATGTTCTTGGTGTAACAGCGATTGACCAAGAAACTGGTAATATCGCAGTATTCCAAGCAAAAGCGACATTGTTTGCGACCGGTGGTGCTGGTCGTGTTTACCGTGCATCAACAAATGCTTATATCAATACTGGTGACGGTCTTGGTATGGCTGCTCGTGCTGGTATTCCATTACAAGATATGGAATTCTGGCAATTCCACCCGACAGGTGTTGCGGGCGCTGGTGTATTGTTGACTGAAGGTTGTCGTGGTGAAGGTGCAATCCTTCGTAATAAAGACGGCGAACCATTCATGGAACGTTATGCACCGACTTTAAAAGACTTGGCTCCACGTGACTTCGTATCACGCTCTATGGACCAAGAAATTAAAGAAGGTCGTGGTTGTGGTCCAAAAGGTGATTATATCTTACTTGATATGACTCACTTGGGTGCTGATACAATCATGAAGCGTTTACCATCTGTATTTGAGATCGGTAAAAAATTCGCAAACGTTGACATCACTAAAGAACCAATTCCTGTAGTACCAACAATCCATTATCAAATGGGTGGTATTCCTACGAATATGCATGGTCAAGTGTGCTTACCTGAAGCAGGTACAGACAACTACACTAAACCTGTAAAAGGTTTCTATGCAATTGGTGAATGTTCTTGTGTATCAGTACATGGTGCAAACCGTTTAGGTACTAACTCACTTCTTGACTTGGTTGTATTTGGTAAAGCTGCTGGTGAGCACATTATCGACTACGTAACTAAGCATCATGGTGATGAATATGCACCGCTTCCAACAAACGTATTAGAGCAAACATTAGATCGCGTACGTAAGTTGGATGAGTCAACTTCTGGTGAAAATGCTCAAGAAGTTGCTGATGCAATTCGTGATATCGTTCAAGACCACGCTGGTGTATTCCGTACTCAAGCTTTGCTTGATAAAGGTGTAAAAGAGATTCTTGCTCTTGAGCCACGTGTACGTAATATTCACTTGAAAGATAAATCTAAAGTATTTAACACTGCACGTGTTGAAGCGCTTGAAGTTGAAAACTTATATGAAGTTGCGAAAGCTACATTAATTTCAGCTGCTGCGCGTAAAGAATGTCGTGGTGCGCATACGGTAGTTGATTATGAATTACCAGCTGATCACCCAACTTATTCATACGGTCGCCGTGATGATGAGTGGATGAAGCATACTTTATGGTATTCATCAGACAACCGTTTGGAATATAAGCCAGTGCGCTTCAAACCGTTGACTGTTGATGCAATTCCACCAGCGCCACGTACATTCTAA
- the sdhB gene encoding succinate dehydrogenase iron-sulfur subunit, producing the protein MSRGTRTFEIYRYDPDKDKAPYMQTFKLELTDKHRMLLDALLALKVQDETLTFRRSCREGICGSDGVNINGKNGLACLWNLNDLPEKIVIRPLPGLPVIKDLVVDMNQFYDQYDKIQPFLINNQPAPPKERLQSPEEREHLNGLYECILCACCSTSCPSFWWNPDKFLGPSALLNAYRFIIDSRDTATADRLARLDDPFSLFRCKGIMNCVSVCPKGLNPTKAIGHIRNMLLDQAG; encoded by the coding sequence ATGAGTAGAGGTACTCGTACATTCGAAATCTACCGCTATGATCCTGATAAGGATAAAGCGCCGTACATGCAAACTTTCAAGCTTGAATTGACTGATAAGCACCGTATGTTGCTTGATGCATTGCTTGCATTGAAAGTTCAAGACGAAACATTAACATTCCGTCGTTCTTGCCGTGAAGGTATTTGTGGTTCGGATGGTGTGAATATTAATGGCAAAAATGGTTTGGCTTGTTTATGGAATTTAAACGACCTGCCTGAGAAAATTGTAATTCGTCCATTACCAGGTTTGCCGGTTATTAAAGATTTGGTTGTTGATATGAACCAATTCTATGATCAATATGACAAAATTCAGCCATTCTTGATCAATAACCAGCCAGCTCCACCTAAAGAGCGTTTGCAGTCTCCTGAGGAGCGTGAACACTTAAATGGTCTGTATGAGTGTATTCTTTGTGCATGTTGTTCAACTTCATGCCCATCATTCTGGTGGAACCCTGATAAATTCTTGGGTCCTTCAGCATTGTTGAATGCATACCGTTTTATTATCGACTCTCGTGATACTGCTACTGCAGACCGTTTGGCTCGTCTTGACGATCCGTTCAGTTTGTTCCGTTGTAAAGGTATTATGAACTGTGTGTCAGTATGTCCTAAAGGTCTAAACCCTACAAAAGCAATCGGTCACATCCGTAATATGCTATTAGATCAAGCGGGTTAA
- the sucA gene encoding 2-oxoglutarate dehydrogenase E1 component, producing MQEVADALRLDTELSADSAAYIEELYEQYLTSPTSVAEDWRQYFDKYPKGDQPHSAVREQFLLLGRNANRVQPVVQSTVSTEHERRQIGVLQLIAAYRNRGHQKAKLDPLGLAKREEIPDLDLSAHGLTKSDLDTVFNTGNLEIGKSEATLAEMIEAMEAIYCGSIGVEYMHIVDTKEKRWIQQRLESARGKFNYTNDQKKGFLERLTAAEGLEKYLGNKYVGAKRFGVEGGESFIPMVNEIIQRAGAVGCKEVVIGMPHRGRLNLLVNIMGKNPADLFGEFEGKSIHKKGSGDVKYHQGFSSNVMTPGGEVHLALAFNPSHLEIVGPVVEGSVRARQVRRRDIGGDDVLPVIVHGDAAFAGQGVNMETFQMSQTRGYTVGGTVHIIVNNQVGFTTSDPRDARSTEYCTDVAKMIQAPIFHVNGDDPEAVIFATQLAHDFRHEFRKDVVIDLFCYRRRGHNEADEPSGTQPLMYQVIAKKATTRTLYADQLVQQKVIDRAEADQMVEDYRSDLEAGNHVANALILEPNTKMFVDWTPYLGHDYTDDWDTSFDLNRLKELGEGMSKLPEGFVMQRQVQKVIEDRVKMQTGETPLNWGAAETLAYATLLDEDYLVRITGEDVGRGTFSHRHAKLHNQADGSTYIPLCHVKENQPRFAIYDSLLSEEAVLAFEYGYATTIPKSLIIWEAQFGDFVNCAQVVIDQFIASGETKWERVCGLTMLLPHGFEGQGPEHSSARLERFLQLCAEDNMQVITPTTPAQIFHALRRQAVRPIRKPLIVMSPKSLLRHKLATSTLEELANGSFQTVIDEIDQINKSDVTRLVLCGGKVYYDLLEKRREQNLTNVAIVRIEQLYPYPEQRLAEILAAYPNVKELVWAQEEPKNQGAWLFIAPRLYDDILKSGKQIRISFAGREASAAPACGSPYLHAKQQAQLINDALAIEAEQSGDSQ from the coding sequence ATGCAAGAAGTTGCTGACGCATTGCGTCTTGACACTGAACTTTCCGCTGATAGTGCAGCGTATATTGAAGAACTTTACGAGCAGTACCTGACTTCCCCAACCTCTGTAGCTGAGGACTGGCGCCAATATTTCGATAAATATCCAAAGGGTGACCAACCACACAGCGCTGTGCGTGAGCAATTCCTATTACTAGGACGTAATGCTAATCGTGTTCAACCTGTTGTACAAAGTACGGTAAGTACTGAGCATGAGCGTCGTCAAATTGGCGTTTTACAACTTATTGCTGCTTATCGTAATCGCGGACATCAAAAAGCTAAATTAGATCCATTAGGTCTTGCTAAGCGTGAAGAGATTCCAGATTTAGATCTTTCAGCTCACGGTTTAACCAAATCAGATTTAGATACTGTATTCAATACCGGCAATCTTGAAATCGGCAAAAGTGAAGCAACGCTTGCTGAAATGATTGAAGCAATGGAGGCAATCTATTGTGGTTCAATCGGTGTTGAATACATGCATATCGTGGACACAAAAGAAAAGCGTTGGATTCAACAGCGTCTTGAAAGTGCTCGTGGTAAATTCAATTACACAAATGATCAAAAGAAAGGCTTCTTAGAGCGTTTAACTGCTGCAGAAGGTCTTGAAAAATATCTTGGTAATAAATACGTCGGTGCTAAACGCTTTGGTGTTGAAGGCGGCGAGTCTTTTATTCCTATGGTAAACGAGATTATCCAGCGTGCTGGTGCTGTAGGATGTAAAGAAGTTGTTATTGGTATGCCACACCGTGGCCGCTTAAACCTTCTTGTGAATATTATGGGTAAAAACCCTGCGGACTTATTTGGTGAGTTCGAAGGTAAATCAATTCATAAAAAAGGTTCAGGTGACGTTAAATACCACCAAGGTTTCTCAAGTAATGTAATGACTCCAGGTGGCGAAGTTCACTTGGCATTGGCATTTAACCCATCTCACTTGGAAATTGTTGGGCCTGTAGTTGAAGGTTCTGTACGTGCACGTCAAGTACGTCGTAGAGACATTGGCGGTGATGACGTTTTACCAGTGATTGTTCATGGTGATGCGGCATTTGCAGGTCAAGGCGTGAACATGGAAACCTTCCAAATGTCACAAACTCGTGGCTATACGGTTGGTGGTACAGTTCATATTATTGTGAACAACCAAGTAGGTTTCACAACTTCTGACCCTCGTGATGCACGTTCTACGGAATACTGTACAGACGTTGCTAAAATGATTCAGGCACCAATTTTCCATGTAAATGGTGATGATCCTGAAGCTGTTATCTTTGCTACTCAATTAGCACATGATTTCCGTCACGAATTCCGTAAAGATGTTGTTATCGATTTGTTCTGTTATCGCCGTCGTGGCCATAACGAAGCAGATGAGCCATCTGGTACACAACCATTGATGTATCAAGTAATTGCTAAGAAGGCAACTACTCGTACACTTTATGCTGATCAACTTGTTCAACAAAAAGTAATTGATCGTGCTGAAGCAGACCAAATGGTTGAAGATTATCGTTCTGATTTAGAAGCGGGTAATCATGTAGCAAATGCGTTAATTCTTGAACCAAATACCAAAATGTTTGTAGATTGGACTCCATATTTGGGCCATGACTACACAGACGATTGGGATACTTCATTTGACTTAAATCGCTTAAAAGAATTAGGCGAGGGCATGAGCAAACTTCCTGAAGGGTTTGTAATGCAGCGTCAGGTTCAAAAAGTAATTGAAGATCGCGTAAAAATGCAAACCGGTGAAACTCCTTTAAACTGGGGTGCAGCAGAAACTTTAGCTTATGCAACTTTATTAGATGAAGACTATCTAGTTCGTATTACTGGTGAAGACGTGGGTCGTGGTACCTTCTCACACCGTCATGCGAAATTGCATAACCAAGCTGATGGTTCAACTTACATTCCTCTTTGTCATGTTAAAGAGAACCAACCACGTTTTGCAATTTACGATTCTTTATTATCTGAAGAAGCTGTCCTTGCATTCGAATATGGTTATGCAACCACAATTCCTAAGAGCTTAATTATTTGGGAAGCACAATTTGGTGACTTCGTAAACTGTGCTCAGGTTGTAATTGACCAGTTCATTGCTTCTGGTGAGACTAAGTGGGAGCGTGTTTGTGGTTTAACAATGTTGTTACCACACGGTTTCGAAGGCCAAGGTCCAGAACACTCATCAGCTCGTTTAGAACGTTTCTTACAGTTATGTGCTGAAGACAACATGCAAGTGATCACTCCAACGACACCTGCACAGATTTTCCACGCATTACGTCGTCAAGCTGTACGCCCAATTCGTAAGCCATTGATTGTAATGTCACCAAAATCTTTACTTCGTCATAAACTTGCGACTTCTACTTTAGAAGAGCTTGCAAATGGTTCATTCCAAACTGTAATTGACGAAATCGATCAAATTAACAAGTCAGATGTAACTCGTCTTGTACTTTGTGGCGGTAAAGTTTATTACGACTTACTCGAAAAACGTCGTGAACAAAACTTAACTAATGTCGCAATTGTGCGTATTGAACAGTTGTATCCATATCCAGAGCAACGTCTTGCAGAAATCTTGGCTGCATATCCAAACGTGAAAGAACTTGTTTGGGCACAAGAAGAGCCGAAGAACCAAGGCGCATGGTTATTTATTGCACCGCGTTTATATGACGATATCTTAAAATCTGGCAAACAAATCCGTATCAGTTTTGCAGGTCGTGAAGCTTCTGCTGCACCAGCTTGTGGCTCACCGTACTTGCATGCAAAACAACAAGCTCAGCTAATTAATGATGCATTGGCAATCGAAGCTGAACAATCAGGAGATTCTCAATAA
- the odhB gene encoding 2-oxoglutarate dehydrogenase complex dihydrolipoyllysine-residue succinyltransferase: MATEIKAPVFPESVADGTIATWHKKVGEPVSRDEVICDIETDKVVLEVVAPADGSLVAIIKDEGDTVLSDEVIAQFEAGAGAATAAPAVEQAAAQTQAGAAPVVERTETVSDQAPAVRKALTESGIAAADVQGTGRGGRITKEDVANHQAKPAANVTPLSVAVGERIEKRVPMTRLRKRVAERLLAATQETAMLTTFNEVNMKPIMELRKQYKDAFEKRHGARLGFMSFFVKAATEALKRYPAVNASIDGDDIVYHGYYDIGVAVSSDRGLVVPVLRDTDRMSYAEVEAGIAAYAGKARDGKLSIEEMTGGTFTITNGGTFGSLLSTPILNQPQTGILGMHKIQERPMAVNGQVEILPMMYLALSYDHRMIDGKEAVGFLVAIKELLEEPAKLILDL; this comes from the coding sequence ATGGCAACCGAAATTAAAGCGCCGGTATTCCCAGAGTCTGTTGCAGATGGAACCATCGCAACTTGGCATAAAAAGGTGGGTGAACCTGTATCACGTGACGAAGTGATCTGTGATATTGAAACCGACAAAGTTGTTTTAGAAGTTGTTGCTCCTGCTGATGGTAGCTTAGTTGCGATCATTAAAGATGAAGGCGATACAGTTCTTTCTGACGAAGTGATTGCTCAGTTTGAAGCTGGTGCTGGTGCAGCGACGGCTGCTCCTGCAGTAGAGCAAGCGGCTGCTCAAACTCAAGCTGGTGCGGCTCCTGTTGTTGAGCGTACAGAAACTGTATCTGACCAAGCTCCTGCAGTTCGTAAAGCGTTAACTGAATCTGGTATTGCTGCTGCTGACGTACAAGGTACTGGTCGTGGTGGTCGTATCACTAAAGAAGATGTGGCAAACCACCAAGCTAAACCAGCTGCTAACGTTACTCCGTTAAGCGTAGCTGTTGGTGAGCGTATCGAAAAACGTGTTCCAATGACTCGTTTACGTAAGCGTGTAGCTGAGCGTCTTCTTGCTGCTACTCAAGAAACAGCAATGTTAACTACATTCAACGAAGTTAACATGAAGCCAATCATGGAATTACGTAAGCAATATAAAGATGCGTTTGAAAAACGCCATGGTGCTCGTTTAGGCTTCATGTCATTCTTTGTTAAAGCTGCTACTGAAGCACTTAAACGCTACCCAGCGGTAAATGCTTCAATTGATGGTGATGATATTGTTTATCACGGTTACTATGACATCGGTGTTGCAGTATCTTCTGATCGTGGTCTTGTTGTACCAGTATTGCGTGATACTGACCGTATGAGCTACGCAGAAGTTGAAGCAGGTATTGCTGCTTATGCTGGTAAAGCACGTGATGGTAAATTATCTATCGAAGAAATGACTGGTGGTACTTTCACAATCACTAACGGTGGTACTTTCGGTTCATTACTTTCAACTCCTATTTTGAATCAGCCACAAACTGGTATCTTGGGTATGCACAAAATCCAAGAGCGTCCTATGGCTGTAAATGGTCAAGTTGAAATCTTGCCAATGATGTATTTAGCACTTTCTTATGACCACCGTATGATCGATGGTAAAGAAGCTGTAGGTTTCTTGGTAGCAATCAAAGAATTGTTAGAAGAACCAGCTAAACTCATCCTTGATCTTTAA
- the lpdA gene encoding dihydrolipoyl dehydrogenase: MSQQFDLVVIGGGPGGYEAAIRAAQLGFKVACIEKRIHNGKPSLGGTCLNVGCIPSKALLDSSHRYEDTVHHLADHGITTGEVNFDLAKLLARKDKIVDQLTGGIDQLLKGNGIEWLKGTGKLLAGKKVEFVSHEGETQVLEPKYVILASGSVPVNIPVAPVDQDIIVDSTGALNFPEVPKRLGVIGAGVIGLELGSVWRRLGAEVVVFEAMDAFLPMADKALAKDYQKLLTKQGLDIRIGAKVSGTEINGREVTVKYTQGGEEKTQTFDKLIVCVGRKAYAEGLLADDSGIKLTERGLVEVNDHCATSVEGVYAIGDLVRGPMLAHKAMEEGVMAVERIHGHAAQVNYDTIISVIYTHPEAAWVGLTEEQAKEKGHEVKTGQFGFAVNGRALAAGEGAGFVKFVADAKTDRLLGMHVIGPAASDIVHQGMIALEFVSSVEDLQLMTFGHPTFSEVVHEAALAVDGRAIHAIQRKRK; the protein is encoded by the coding sequence ATGTCTCAACAATTTGATCTTGTTGTTATTGGTGGTGGTCCTGGTGGTTATGAAGCTGCGATTCGCGCTGCTCAACTAGGTTTTAAAGTCGCTTGTATCGAAAAACGTATTCACAACGGTAAACCATCTTTAGGTGGTACATGCTTAAACGTGGGTTGTATTCCTTCTAAAGCATTACTTGACTCTTCTCACCGTTATGAAGATACAGTACATCACTTAGCTGATCACGGTATCACTACAGGTGAAGTGAATTTTGATCTTGCTAAGCTTCTTGCTCGTAAAGACAAAATTGTTGACCAATTAACTGGTGGTATCGATCAATTGCTTAAAGGCAATGGTATTGAGTGGTTAAAAGGTACTGGTAAATTACTTGCTGGTAAAAAAGTTGAGTTTGTTTCTCATGAAGGTGAAACTCAAGTTTTAGAACCTAAATACGTTATTCTTGCGTCTGGTTCTGTACCTGTAAATATTCCTGTAGCTCCTGTAGATCAAGATATTATTGTTGATTCAACTGGTGCATTGAACTTCCCAGAAGTACCTAAGCGTTTAGGTGTTATTGGTGCTGGTGTAATCGGTTTAGAGCTTGGTTCTGTTTGGCGTCGTCTTGGTGCTGAAGTTGTTGTTTTTGAAGCAATGGATGCATTCTTACCAATGGCTGATAAAGCTTTGGCAAAAGACTACCAAAAACTTTTAACTAAGCAAGGTCTTGATATTCGTATCGGTGCTAAAGTTTCTGGTACTGAAATTAATGGTCGTGAAGTGACTGTTAAATACACTCAAGGCGGCGAAGAAAAAACTCAGACTTTTGACAAATTAATCGTTTGTGTAGGCCGTAAAGCTTATGCAGAAGGTTTATTGGCAGATGATTCAGGCATTAAATTGACTGAACGCGGTCTAGTTGAAGTAAACGATCACTGTGCAACTTCTGTAGAAGGTGTATATGCGATTGGTGACTTGGTTCGCGGTCCAATGCTTGCTCATAAAGCAATGGAAGAAGGTGTAATGGCTGTTGAACGTATCCACGGTCATGCAGCTCAAGTGAACTATGACACAATCATTTCTGTTATCTATACACATCCGGAAGCGGCTTGGGTTGGTTTAACTGAAGAACAAGCTAAAGAAAAAGGTCATGAAGTTAAAACTGGTCAATTCGGTTTTGCTGTAAATGGTCGTGCTTTAGCGGCGGGTGAAGGCGCTGGTTTTGTTAAGTTTGTTGCTGATGCAAAAACTGACCGTTTATTAGGTATGCATGTTATTGGACCTGCAGCATCTGATATCGTACACCAAGGTATGATCGCTCTTGAATTTGTATCTTCTGTTGAAGATCTTCAGTTAATGACATTTGGTCATCCAACATTCTCTGAAGTTGTTCATGAAGCTGCACTTGCTGTAGATGGTCGTGCAATTCACGCGATTCAACGTAAGCGTAAATAA
- the sucC gene encoding ADP-forming succinate--CoA ligase subunit beta encodes MNLHEYQAKALLKEYGMPVQEGILATNADEAVAAFEQLGGKFAVMKAQVHAGGRGKAGGVKVAKSKEDVIEFANNIIGTRLVTYQTDANGQPVNSIIVAEDVYPVERELYLGAVVDRSSRRITFMASTEGGVEIEKVAEETPEKIIKVEVDPLVGLQPFQAREVAFALGLKDKQIGKFVKIMTAAYQAFVENDFALFEINPLSVRENGEILCVDAKVGIDSNALYRLPKVAALRDKSQENERELKASEFDLNYVALEGNIGCMVNGAGLAMATMDIIKLYGGQPANFLDVGGGATKERVIEAFKIILADTSVQGVLINIFGGIVRCDMIAEAIIAAVQEVNVTVPVVVRLEGNNAELGAKLLDESGLKLISANGLSDAAEKVVAAVKA; translated from the coding sequence ATGAACTTACATGAGTATCAAGCTAAAGCGTTATTGAAAGAATATGGTATGCCAGTACAAGAAGGTATCTTGGCTACCAATGCAGACGAAGCAGTTGCTGCATTTGAACAGCTTGGTGGTAAATTCGCGGTAATGAAAGCGCAAGTTCATGCTGGTGGTCGTGGTAAGGCTGGTGGCGTTAAAGTTGCAAAATCTAAAGAAGACGTTATCGAATTTGCAAACAATATCATTGGTACTCGTCTTGTAACGTATCAAACAGATGCAAATGGTCAACCAGTAAACAGCATTATTGTTGCTGAAGACGTATACCCAGTTGAGCGTGAGCTTTACTTAGGTGCGGTTGTAGACCGTTCTAGCCGTCGTATTACTTTCATGGCTTCTACAGAAGGTGGTGTAGAAATCGAGAAAGTTGCAGAAGAAACTCCAGAAAAAATTATCAAAGTTGAAGTTGATCCATTAGTTGGCTTACAACCATTCCAAGCACGTGAAGTTGCGTTTGCTTTAGGTTTGAAAGACAAGCAAATCGGTAAATTCGTAAAAATCATGACAGCTGCTTACCAAGCATTTGTTGAAAATGATTTTGCTTTATTTGAAATTAACCCACTTTCAGTTCGTGAAAATGGCGAAATTTTATGTGTAGACGCGAAAGTAGGTATCGACTCTAACGCGCTTTACCGTTTACCTAAAGTTGCTGCTTTACGTGACAAATCTCAAGAGAATGAGCGTGAATTAAAAGCATCTGAATTTGATCTTAACTATGTTGCTTTAGAAGGTAACATCGGTTGTATGGTTAACGGTGCTGGTCTTGCAATGGCAACTATGGACATCATTAAACTTTATGGTGGTCAGCCTGCAAACTTCCTTGACGTTGGTGGCGGCGCAACTAAAGAGCGCGTAATCGAAGCGTTCAAAATCATCCTTGCTGATACGTCTGTACAAGGTGTTTTAATCAACATCTTCGGTGGTATCGTACGTTGTGACATGATTGCTGAAGCGATTATTGCAGCGGTTCAAGAAGTAAACGTAACTGTTCCAGTTGTTGTTCGTTTAGAAGGTAACAACGCTGAGTTAGGTGCTAAATTACTTGATGAATCTGGTTTGAAATTAATTTCTGCAAACGGCTTGTCTGATGCCGCAGAAAAAGTTGTAGCTGCAGTTAAAGCGTAA